The Glycine soja cultivar W05 chromosome 3, ASM419377v2, whole genome shotgun sequence genome window below encodes:
- the LOC114406286 gene encoding cytochrome P450 94B3-like — MLIFFFTLLVSFSGFLLLFLDTQPEQQRSHNYNHAPLSHPIIGCLVSFYQNRHRLLDWYTEHLANSPTQTIVVRRLGARRTVVTANPRNVEYILKTNFGNFPKGKPFTEILGDLLGCGIFNVDGELWHTQRKLASHEFSTRSLKDFIVKTLQEETQQRLLPLLEHAARESHVIDLQDVLRRLTFDTVCRVSLGYDPSCLDLAKPLPPLLTAFDTASEVSAARGAAPVFLVWKMKRILNVGSEKSLKEAVKLVHESVVKIIKAKKDKIAFNERNCGMDLLDRLLKAGHEEIVVRDMVISMIMAGRDTTSAAMTWLFWLLSKHREQEASLVKEFSFGENENKCLDYECLKEMKLLKACLCESMRLYPPVAWDSKHAGGADVLPDGTHVGKGDRVTYFPYGMGRMEALWGKDCCEFKPERWFDEESVKKGVLKCVNPYKFPVFQAGPRVCIGREMAFIQMEYVVASILNRFVISPVSDDYPRFVPLLTAHMAGGFKVRVHYRNGTQRIKLE; from the coding sequence AtgctcattttcttcttcactcttcTAGTGTCCTTCTCAGGgtttctccttctctttttgGACACACAACCAGAACAACAACGTAGTCATAATTATAACCATGCACCTCTTTCGCACCCAATCATTGGATGCCTCGTCTCTTTCTACCAAAACCGCCACCGTCTACTGGATTGGTACACCGAACACTTAGCCAATTCCCCGACACAGACCATCGTCGTGCGCCGCCTCGGAGCACGACGCACGGTGGTGACGGCGAACCCTCGCAACGTGGAGTATATTTTAAAGACCAATTTCGGTAACTTCCCCAAAGGCAAACCCTTCACCGAAATCCTCGGCGACCTTCTCGGCTGCGGCATATTCAACGTCGACGGCGAGCTGTGGCACACCCAGCGCAAGTTAGCGAGCCACGAGTTCAGCACGCGCTCCCTCAAAGACTTCATCGTGAAGACACTTCAAGAAGAGACTCAACAAAGGCTTCTTCCATTGCTGGAGCATGCAGCACGTGAGAGCCACGTGATCGACTTGCAGGACGTGCTGAGGAGGCTCACGTTCGATACTGTGTGCAGGGTGTCGCTGGGATACGACCCCAGCTGTTTAGATCTCGCGAAGCCCCTGCCGCCTCTTCTGACGGCGTTCGACACCGCGTCGGAGGTCAGCGCCGCTCGTGGCGCGGCGCCGGTGTTTCTGGTGTGGAAGATGAAGAGAATCCTCAACGTTGGCTCAGAGAAATCATTGAAGGAAGCAGTGAAGCTAGTGCACGAGTCCGTGGTGAAGATTATAAAAGCGAAGAAAGATAAAATTGCATTCAATGAAAGAAATTGCGGCATGGATTTGCTTGATAGGTTGTTGAAAGCAGGACACGAGGAAATCGTGGTGAGAGATATGGTTATAAGCATGATAATGGCGGGGAGGGACACCACTTCCGCAGCAATGACGTGGCTGTTTTGGTTGTTATCAAAGCATAGAGAGCAAGAAGCATCGTTAGTTAAAGAGTTTTCTTTCGGAGAAAACGAAAATAAGTGTTTGGATTATGAGtgtttgaaagaaatgaaattgTTGAAGGCATGTTTGTGTGAGTCCATGAGGTTATACCCGCCAGTGGCATGGGACTCGAAGCATGCGGGTGGTGCTGACGTGTTACCAGATGGGACCCACGTGGGGAAAGGGGATAGGGTGACCTATTTTCCGTATGGGATGGGGAGAATGGAGGCTCTGTGGGGGAAGGATTGTTGTGAGTTTAAGCCAGAAAGATGGTTTGATGAGGAGAGTGTGAAGAAAGGGGTTCTGAAGTGTGTGAATCCTTATAAGTTTCCGGTGTTTCAGGCTGGGCCGAGAGTGTGTATTGGGAGGGAAATGGCTTTCATTCAGATGGAGTATGTGGTGGCTTCTATTCTCAACCGCTTTGTGATTTCGCCTGTTTCTGATGACTATCCTCGTTTTGTTCCTCTTCTGACGGCTCATATGGCTGGAGGGTTCAAAGTGAGGGTCCACTACAGAAATGGAACTCAAAGAATCAAGCTAGAGTGA